The Chitinophaga pinensis DSM 2588 region GGTCCTTTTTGGCAGCCGTGTTGTTGCCCAGGTGAATATTGGCCTCTGCCCGGTTAAACAATGCTTCTTCCGCTGTGAAGAGTGGGAAAATGGTATATGGTACCCCGATATCAGCATTGGCGCTGGAGCGTACGAAATGTTCACGGAATTTCAGAATTAGCCAGTTTTCGGTACTGCCCCGGTAGTAAAGCGGCTGTACCCAGCTGCCTGTCGTTACATTCGGGTCACCATATAATCCATATACCAGGTCTGTTCTCAAACCATAGCGATAGCTGGCTACAGAACGGGCCCAGTTGGAAGGCGCTTCTACCAGCAGGAGGTTGGCTGTTTCAGATGCTTTGGTATAGATGGCCTCCATTTCTGTACCGGTCAGCTGACTGTATACCGTTACCCAGGGACGCAGATTGGTTTTGAAGTTTCCGCCGGGGAATACATTGTTCGAATAGGTGATCACTTTCTGATAATCCTTTTTGAACAGGTAGAAACGGGCAGCGAAGGCATTGGCTGCGGCTTTGTTGAAATGGTATTTTGGTACCTTATAAGCAGTATTGTCCAGCAGCGGTAAACCCGTTAACAGGTCTTTTTCGATCTGCTCATATACAAAGGCGACGGTCTTCCTTTCATATTTCGCATTGACAATTTTCTCAGGTGTGGTCACATAAGGAATACCGGGATCCTGTGCTGCTGTTGTGGCATTGTATACTTTGGAGAACAGGGTCACCAGCATAAAGTGGTTGTATGCACGGGCCACCAATGCTTCGCCTTTCTGTGCGTTATAATCTTCCGGATTGTCTGCTTTAGCAATCGCTTCCAGCGCCTGATTACAGGCTGCGATAGACTGGTAACAGGCATTCCAGTAGTTGGTAGGAGAGCCTTGTTCCCGTTCTGTCACATCCCGGAAGAAGTAAGGATTGGTATTGATCTGTTCTGTAAGGAAACCACCGGTGCCTTTGTCGGCTGCATTATCAGACGCCGCTTCGGTGAAGGTGGCATAGTCTGCCTGCGGATAAGCAGTAGCTAACAACTCGGCTACTTTCTCCACCGAATTAAGCTGTGTACGCTGGTCGGGCGACTGCTCCAGGTATTTCTTACAACCGGCGGCCGTGATCAGTGTTGCAGCAATTATATAGTAAGTTATCTTTTTCATCATTACATGGGTTTTAGGTTATAAACCTGCTTTCAGGGAAAGGGTGAACTGTCTTGGGATCGGCAGTGCAACACCTCCGGAATTGAAGAATTCAGGATCCTGTCCGTTGAGACGGTCGTCCGCATAGATCAGCCATACGTTATTGGCTACCAGGCTGACAGACAGGTTATTAAATCCTGCCCTGCGGATCATTTTTGGCGGAAGATTGTAAGCGACGGATACCTGTTTCAGTCTTACAAAATCGCCATTGGCTACGCGAGCAGTGGAGTAGTTGTAGTTGTTGTACGGATATGCGCCGTCCAGCAGTGAGTTGCCCAGTTTATCCAGTACGGAAGGTACGTCGGTACGGGTTTCATCTCCCGGCAGTGTCCAGCGGTTCAGGAAGTCATTGGAACTGGCATCCAGATCGGTGTACTGCTGTTTGAAACCTGGGTTCAGACGGATCTTATTACCCGTGCTGTAGGTTACCAGGGCTGACAGGGAGAAGTTGCTGTAACGGAGGGTATTGAACCAGCCGCCGGTCAGGGTAGGATCTACCGGACCATTGTATACCAGGTTGTTTACCTTATCGCTTTGCAGGTATACGTTACCACTTTTTTGTCCGTCCTGGTTGGTGAATAAAGGCGTACCATCTTTCGGGTTCAGCCCTTCAAACGGAATGGAGTACAGTCCGCGTACCGGGTGACCAACAGTCGCGCCACCATCTGCAACTACCAGATCCCATATAATCGGCAGATTTTCCAGTTTGGTAATTTTTCCTTTGTTGTAACCAACGGTCAGTTGCGTCCGGAGCCCCCATGTCTTGTTATCGACAATCTTGTAGGCAGCAGTAGCTTCCACACCATGAGATTTCATATCGCCGTAGTTGGCAATTTTTACGCTTTCTCCACCGATACCGGAGGTACGGATCGGACCGATCAGATCAAATCCTTTACGCAGGTAACCGTCGATGGTGAAGGTCAGTCTGTCCTGGAACAGGCCCGCATCGATACCAACGTTGGTCTCGTATTGTTTCTCCCAGGTTAATTCAGAGTTTTCGAGGCTCTGGATATAAATAACAGATTCTATTTCGGAAAGATAAGGGCGTTTGGCGCTACGGTTCTGCAATACGACACTGGAATTACGGGCATTACCCATACTGCCCGTCAGGCCGTAAGTGGCACGGAGTGTCAGTCGGTTGACGGTTTCCTGTCTGCGCATAAAGTCTTCCGTATCTACGTTCCAGGAACCGCTGACGTTCCAGGTAGGTAACCAGCGTGCGGTACGGGATTCACCGAGGAGGTTGGAACCATCGTAGCGGATGCTGGCGTTGAAGTTATACTTTCCTTTGTAGGAGTAAGCCGCATTGGCTAGGTAGGCCAGGTAGCGGTCATAGTTCTGTGAGATGCTGTAGTAGTTGAAGTTGTTTTCTACGTTCTGCTTGATGATATTCGGATCGATGAAGGGCACGCCACCTTTGTCGAACTGATAGCCATATCCGTCAAACTGCCTGTTCTGACGGTTCGCATAGCGCAATTCCTGCGATCCGAGGAAGTTCACCATATGTTTATCATTCCAGTTTTTATTCCATTCGATCATGTTACGGAAATAGTAGCTGACCAGGTAGTCATCTTCCGTTGTATAGATACCACCGTAGGGCAGCACTACTACCGGTTCTGCTTCCGGATCATCCGGGTTGCGGTAGAGGAAGCGGTTACGGGAGCGGATGGTGGCATCGCCTGCTGCACGGTATGCCTGCGGCATATTGGAGTTCTCCTTGATCTTGTGATCCTGGCTGGATTTCACATAGCGGAGGTTACCGAGGAAGGTATACTTCAGGTTCTTCAGGATCTTATAGGAGAAGTCGCCCTGCAACTTGATATCGAGCTGGGTCAGGTCGATGTAGTTGTTGCTCATTTCATTGACGATATTGAAAGGAGCGAAGTTGCGGGTGAAGTATTCCAGGTTACCTTTTTCATCGTAGGCAGTCAAGGCGCGGCTGGTATTGAGTGCGTAACTATAGGGATTGATGTCAAAGTCGCGGTCGAATTGTCCGCTTACCGCATTACTGTTCCTGTTCAGCGTACCAGGTACCCGCTGGTCACGTACGACACCCTGGGTGATAAAACCGAAGGAGACTTTATCGTTGATATTGTAGTTGGCTCTTACGTTACCGGTGAAGCGTTTTACTTTATCGGCCATTGTCCAGCCCTGGTCCTGCAGGAAGCTGGTGGAGACGTAGAGTTGAGATTTATCGGTACCGGAGGATACGCTGAGCGAGTGTTCCTGCATAAAGGAGTTGCGGAACAATACATCAAACCAGTCGGTATTCGCTTTGGCGTAACGCTCAAGGAACTGGCGTTTGCTTTCAGGGCTGTTATACAGACCGAAGGAGCCGTTGGTGGCGTTGTATTTATCGATCAGATTATACATTTTGGTGTAGACGCCGCCATTTTCGGCACGTGTAGCATCAGAATGGTTTAACCATCCTTTCAGGGACAGTTCGTTATAGAAAGCCATCTGATCATCCGACTTCATGATGTCGAACTGATCGTAAGTAGGTTTCAGGTAGGTGGAGAAGTTGCCGGTATAGGAAATTACGGGTTGACCGACCTTACCTTTTTTCGTCGTTACGACTACCACGCCGTTCATCGCACGCGCACCATAGAGGGCGGTGGCGGCAGCATCTTTCAGGATCTGAAAGCTTTCGATATCGTCCGGGTTCAGGCCCGCTACAGAGGAACCGAGCAGGGTAGAAGGGTTACCGGTGGAGAGCTGTTCGTTGGATACGTTGATGACGTCTTCCAGTACGACACCGTCCACTACCCAGAGTGGTTTATTATCGCCGGTGATGGAGGTGGCGCCGCGTACACGTATTTTAGGCGCCGCACCGAAGGTACCGGATACGTTCTGTACGCTGACACCGGCTACCTGGCCTTCCAGCATACGGCTGACATCGGTGATACCGTCACGTTTGATGTCGGATGCTTTTACATTGGCGGCAGCACCGGTGAAAAGTTTACGGTCGATCGTCTGGTAACCGGTTACAACGACTTCTTTCAGTGCGCTCACATCTTCATCCAGGATGACGTTGAGTGGTTCTGCAGACGACGCTTTCATTTCGCGGGATTTATACCCGATCATGGAGAAGGTGAGCGTAGCACCCTTTTTTACCTTTAACGTATAGGCGCCTGCGGCATCTGTGACAGTCCCGTTGACAGTACCTTTTTCTATTACGTTAATACCGGGGATGGCTTCGGGGCGACCGTTTTTTCCATAGATTCTTACAATACCGGTAACTGTTTCAGTAACAGGCTGTTGAAATAATCCATAGGCGCCGGGCGAAACGCTTTTTGCAATGACAGGGGCAGCATTTACATGCACCTGGCTGAATGCACTGCACAGAAGCAGGCATAGCCACTTTGCTTTCGGGTTTGGAATGTACATACTACAGATTTTGGTTACCCTTCGAAGGGTTAAAAGGAAAACATTTATATGATATCAGGATAATTGCAAGGTTTCTACATACAGCGTTCTGTTACGAACCCCTCTACTAACTTACGCAATATTTTCCTTTTCTTTGTGAATCAATCCGTCACGTTTTGCAGAGAAGAGACTTACGCGTTATATTAATTTCACTGATCGTCAGTTTTGTTTTAACGGGGACCAAGTTTGCTGCCTGGTTCCTGACCCATTCTGTTGCCATCCTGTCTGATGCGCTGGAGTCCATTATCAATGTTGTGGCCGGGGCTTTTGCCTGTTACAGTATTTATCTTACCAGGAAACCGAAAGATGAAAATCATCCTTACGGGCATGGGAAGGTGGAGTTTTTTTCTATTGGTTTTGAAGGTGCGATGATCTTTATTGCCGGTTGTCTTATTCTTTTCAAGGCAGGGCAATACTTCTTTATTCCTACGGAACTGAATAAACTGGATAAGGGTGTCTGGCTGATAGCAGGTACGACGCTGGCCAATCTGTTACTGGGTCTTTTCCTGGCACGGGAGGGGAAGAAACTGAACTCTATGACTATTACTGGCAATGGTCAGCATATTATGACGGATGTTTATAGTAGTCTGGGATTGATCGCGGCTTTGCTGATTATACATTTTACCGGCTGGAAATGGATAGATCCGGCGGCGTCTGCGCTGATGGGTGTATTGATTTTACGTCAGGGGTATCAGTTGCTGCGGACTTCAATATCCGGTCTGATGGACGAAACGGATATGCGTGTAGTGGATAAGGTGATACAGGTGTTGTCTGCACATCGTGGGGAGCGCTGGATTGATGTGCATAATATGCGGGTGCAGCAATATGGTAATAATTATCACATTGACTGTCATCTGACTTTACCCTATTACCTGGAACTGAGTGACGCGCACGAGGAGTTAAAGGCGATTGAGCGGCTGGTCAATGATGCTTTTTCCTCCGGAGAAGTAGAATTTTTTATACATACGGACCCTTGTATTCCGTCCTGCTGTCATTATTGTCAGATGCAAAACTGTCCGGTGCGGCAGGAAGCCTTTTCGGGGCTTATTGAATGGAAGAGAGAGAACGTCCTGCCCAACAGAAAGCATGGGGAGTAATTATTCCTCCCCTTCCTCTGTGCCATGTCCTAAGATGGCACTTACCGGTTTTACTGCACGGTAGATATTCCGGTTATATTTATTTCCAAGAATGATAATAGTGGATGTATCTTTTATGATACGGTTGAACACGGTGTTATTGCCGTGCCACCAGCCATTGTGGTAAACGATCTCGCTGCTGTCAGGGTAAACCATGAGTCTCCAGCCGAGGCCATAGTTACGTATGCCTGGTTTTTCGTGACTGTAAGGGGTGTAAGCTGCCTTGATAGTCTCTGCGGAGAACAGCTGACCGTTGTACAGGGCCTGGTCCCATTTGAGCATGTCTCTGGCCGTGCTGTAGATACCTTTATCGCCAAATACGCCGTCAAAGTAAGTGTCTGGCTCCAGTTGACCGTTATATTTATGACTGGCCGTCTGGTGAGCGCGTACGGCGCTGGACGGGTCATATACAAAGGTATTGGTCATGCCCAGGGGATTGAAGAAGGTCTGCTGCATGAACTCGGTGTACTTCTGTCCGCTTACTTTTTCGATAATAGCACCAAGCAGCATGTAGTTCGTATTACAATACTGGAAATGTGTTCCCGGGGTATGCTGGATACGCGGGCGGTGTTTTATCATCAGCTGGATGACATCTTCGTTGGTCAGGAATTTATCCTTATCCGGCCAGATGCTGTCGCAGAAGTAAAGGTAATTTGGCAGGCCGCTACGATGAGAGAGCAGCATCTGCAGGGTAATACCCTTATATGGAAACTGAGGATAATATTTCTGTACGGAGTCCTGGAGGCCGAGTTTTCCTTTTTCCATCAGGGAAAGGATGCCCATGGCGGTAAAAGTCTTGGAAACGGAGGCCAGCTGAAAGGAGGAGCTATCATTGATCGCTGAGTTCCTGTTCCGGTAATTTTCCAGGCCATGATATTGTTCGAAAATGATGACGCCCTTTTTAGCGACGATCATAGACCCGTTAAAGCCGCCGCGAACCATGTCTCTGTAGAAACTGT contains the following coding sequences:
- a CDS encoding RagB/SusD family nutrient uptake outer membrane protein: MMKKITYYIIAATLITAAGCKKYLEQSPDQRTQLNSVEKVAELLATAYPQADYATFTEAASDNAADKGTGGFLTEQINTNPYFFRDVTEREQGSPTNYWNACYQSIAACNQALEAIAKADNPEDYNAQKGEALVARAYNHFMLVTLFSKVYNATTAAQDPGIPYVTTPEKIVNAKYERKTVAFVYEQIEKDLLTGLPLLDNTAYKVPKYHFNKAAANAFAARFYLFKKDYQKVITYSNNVFPGGNFKTNLRPWVTVYSQLTGTEMEAIYTKASETANLLLVEAPSNWARSVASYRYGLRTDLVYGLYGDPNVTTGSWVQPLYYRGSTENWLILKFREHFVRSSANADIGVPYTIFPLFTAEEALFNRAEANIHLGNNTAAKKDLDDYASMRIENYNSDFRITDTKLRTFYKTSDIKTALINALLDFKRAEFMQEGTRWFDILRYDLPVTHTSVTGESATLTANDPRRLFQLPQEVVLAGIQQNPR
- a CDS encoding SusC/RagA family TonB-linked outer membrane protein, producing the protein MYIPNPKAKWLCLLLCSAFSQVHVNAAPVIAKSVSPGAYGLFQQPVTETVTGIVRIYGKNGRPEAIPGINVIEKGTVNGTVTDAAGAYTLKVKKGATLTFSMIGYKSREMKASSAEPLNVILDEDVSALKEVVVTGYQTIDRKLFTGAAANVKASDIKRDGITDVSRMLEGQVAGVSVQNVSGTFGAAPKIRVRGATSITGDNKPLWVVDGVVLEDVINVSNEQLSTGNPSTLLGSSVAGLNPDDIESFQILKDAAATALYGARAMNGVVVVTTKKGKVGQPVISYTGNFSTYLKPTYDQFDIMKSDDQMAFYNELSLKGWLNHSDATRAENGGVYTKMYNLIDKYNATNGSFGLYNSPESKRQFLERYAKANTDWFDVLFRNSFMQEHSLSVSSGTDKSQLYVSTSFLQDQGWTMADKVKRFTGNVRANYNINDKVSFGFITQGVVRDQRVPGTLNRNSNAVSGQFDRDFDINPYSYALNTSRALTAYDEKGNLEYFTRNFAPFNIVNEMSNNYIDLTQLDIKLQGDFSYKILKNLKYTFLGNLRYVKSSQDHKIKENSNMPQAYRAAGDATIRSRNRFLYRNPDDPEAEPVVVLPYGGIYTTEDDYLVSYYFRNMIEWNKNWNDKHMVNFLGSQELRYANRQNRQFDGYGYQFDKGGVPFIDPNIIKQNVENNFNYYSISQNYDRYLAYLANAAYSYKGKYNFNASIRYDGSNLLGESRTARWLPTWNVSGSWNVDTEDFMRRQETVNRLTLRATYGLTGSMGNARNSSVVLQNRSAKRPYLSEIESVIYIQSLENSELTWEKQYETNVGIDAGLFQDRLTFTIDGYLRKGFDLIGPIRTSGIGGESVKIANYGDMKSHGVEATAAYKIVDNKTWGLRTQLTVGYNKGKITKLENLPIIWDLVVADGGATVGHPVRGLYSIPFEGLNPKDGTPLFTNQDGQKSGNVYLQSDKVNNLVYNGPVDPTLTGGWFNTLRYSNFSLSALVTYSTGNKIRLNPGFKQQYTDLDASSNDFLNRWTLPGDETRTDVPSVLDKLGNSLLDGAYPYNNYNYSTARVANGDFVRLKQVSVAYNLPPKMIRRAGFNNLSVSLVANNVWLIYADDRLNGQDPEFFNSGGVALPIPRQFTLSLKAGL
- a CDS encoding cation diffusion facilitator family transporter, whose translation is MQRRDLRVILISLIVSFVLTGTKFAAWFLTHSVAILSDALESIINVVAGAFACYSIYLTRKPKDENHPYGHGKVEFFSIGFEGAMIFIAGCLILFKAGQYFFIPTELNKLDKGVWLIAGTTLANLLLGLFLAREGKKLNSMTITGNGQHIMTDVYSSLGLIAALLIIHFTGWKWIDPAASALMGVLILRQGYQLLRTSISGLMDETDMRVVDKVIQVLSAHRGERWIDVHNMRVQQYGNNYHIDCHLTLPYYLELSDAHEELKAIERLVNDAFSSGEVEFFIHTDPCIPSCCHYCQMQNCPVRQEAFSGLIEWKRENVLPNRKHGE
- a CDS encoding serine hydrolase domain-containing protein — protein: MKAAYIVLTISGMALYAITACQSNAANNKEGKNKADTPRTEVLSETAMAVLNAPSTKAQQVELNSFYRDMVRGGFNGSMIVAKKGVIIFEQYHGLENYRNRNSAINDSSSFQLASVSKTFTAMGILSLMEKGKLGLQDSVQKYYPQFPYKGITLQMLLSHRSGLPNYLYFCDSIWPDKDKFLTNEDVIQLMIKHRPRIQHTPGTHFQYCNTNYMLLGAIIEKVSGQKYTEFMQQTFFNPLGMTNTFVYDPSSAVRAHQTASHKYNGQLEPDTYFDGVFGDKGIYSTARDMLKWDQALYNGQLFSAETIKAAYTPYSHEKPGIRNYGLGWRLMVYPDSSEIVYHNGWWHGNNTVFNRIIKDTSTIIILGNKYNRNIYRAVKPVSAILGHGTEEGEE